One genomic window of Actinoplanes lobatus includes the following:
- a CDS encoding PPOX class F420-dependent oxidoreductase, translating to MSADQFDPRELLAASRLGVLATIKANGLPQLSPVTPYYDRDADTIYVSVVEGRAKTANLRRDPRAALEVTSADGWSWATAEGPVTLTGPGADPYGPEVEALVGYYRSAAGEHPDWEEYRQAMVADRRVLLALRVNRVYGAKLR from the coding sequence ATGAGCGCTGATCAGTTCGATCCTCGTGAATTGCTGGCCGCGAGCCGGCTCGGTGTGCTGGCGACGATCAAGGCCAACGGCCTGCCGCAGTTGTCGCCGGTGACGCCCTACTACGACCGGGACGCCGACACGATCTACGTGTCCGTCGTCGAGGGGCGGGCCAAGACCGCCAACCTGCGCCGTGATCCACGGGCCGCCCTCGAGGTGACCAGCGCGGACGGCTGGTCGTGGGCGACGGCCGAGGGGCCGGTGACGCTCACCGGGCCGGGCGCCGATCCGTACGGGCCGGAGGTCGAGGCCCTGGTCGGCTACTACCGCAGTGCGGCCGGCGAGCACCCGGACTGGGAGGAGTACCGGCAGGCCATGGTCGCCGACCGGCGCGTGCTGCTGGCGCTCCGGGTGAACCGCGTCTACGGCGCGAAACTTCGCTGA
- a CDS encoding DUF6929 family protein, which yields MRLEIEDSTTLTFDDGSPVRSASAIAPFGDGWLVVQDDATHAAWWRPDSITPVRVVDPIDGLEVFSEAAGTKHLKPDFEAACALAGGQVLLLGSGSSPNRMRASLVGPSGYTVADLRPVYLAVAAALGITEEQLNLEGACLVGDRLRWFQRGNLTVGAPTASADVDAAALLAAVRGEAPADLVRVGEVRVYDLGDVDGVAFAVTDAVTLPDGRVLVSAAAEDTPNAVDDGPVLASGLALLDGGFVEIPGAEKVEGLTIREVTDDGVRLHAVVDADDHEAPSRRLALRLILR from the coding sequence GTGCGACTGGAGATCGAGGACAGCACGACCCTGACCTTCGACGACGGCTCACCGGTGCGGTCCGCGTCGGCGATCGCGCCGTTCGGCGACGGCTGGCTGGTGGTGCAGGACGACGCCACCCACGCCGCCTGGTGGCGACCGGATTCGATCACCCCGGTCCGTGTCGTCGACCCGATCGACGGGCTGGAGGTGTTCAGCGAGGCGGCCGGCACCAAACACTTGAAACCGGACTTCGAGGCGGCCTGTGCCCTGGCCGGCGGGCAGGTGCTGCTGCTCGGCTCCGGCTCCTCGCCGAACCGGATGCGCGCCTCCCTGGTCGGCCCGTCCGGCTACACGGTCGCCGATCTGCGGCCGGTCTACCTCGCGGTCGCCGCCGCCCTCGGCATCACCGAGGAGCAGCTCAACCTGGAGGGCGCCTGCCTGGTGGGGGACCGGCTGCGCTGGTTCCAGCGCGGCAACCTGACGGTCGGCGCACCGACGGCCTCCGCCGACGTGGACGCGGCCGCCCTGCTCGCCGCGGTCCGCGGTGAGGCCCCGGCCGACCTGGTCCGGGTCGGCGAGGTCCGGGTGTACGACCTCGGCGATGTCGACGGTGTGGCCTTCGCGGTGACCGACGCGGTCACCCTGCCGGACGGGCGGGTGCTGGTCAGCGCCGCCGCCGAGGACACCCCGAACGCGGTCGACGACGGCCCGGTCCTGGCTTCCGGGCTGGCCCTGCTCGACGGCGGGTTCGTGGAGATCCCCGGTGCCGAGAAGGTGGAGGGGCTGACGATCCGGGAGGTCACCGACGACGGCGTACGCCTCCACGCGGTGGTCGACGCCGACGACCACGAGGCGCCGTCACGGCGGCTGGCGCTGCGGCTGATATTGCGTTGA
- a CDS encoding slipin family protein, which translates to MSSEVIIRSGFRGLRYVDGRFDQVLEPGRYDVPVSRFGRRAPKVEILIVDLRERELNIKGQEILTVDKVAVRVNIITHFRVVDPVAAVERVADYGDRVYSDVQLAARRSLASMTLEGILTNRNQLSEDILRDVEGVSAGYGVEIIRADVKDLIFPGNLQDVMNRVLTAQRLAEAQMIEARTKADRERLAAEADAEAKRIRADAEVDALRRLADAAQAYAEHPALLRLRELETLGALGANAAARLYIGFDKHSDHLND; encoded by the coding sequence ATGTCCAGTGAGGTGATCATCCGTAGCGGTTTCCGTGGCCTGCGCTACGTCGACGGCCGGTTCGACCAGGTTCTCGAGCCCGGCCGGTACGACGTGCCGGTCAGCCGGTTCGGCCGCCGGGCGCCGAAGGTCGAGATCCTCATCGTCGACCTGCGCGAGCGTGAGCTCAACATCAAGGGCCAGGAGATCCTGACCGTCGACAAGGTGGCGGTCCGCGTCAACATCATCACCCACTTCCGGGTCGTCGATCCGGTCGCCGCGGTGGAGCGGGTGGCCGACTACGGCGACCGCGTCTACAGCGACGTCCAGCTCGCCGCCCGGCGTTCGCTGGCGTCCATGACGCTCGAGGGCATCCTCACCAACCGCAACCAGCTCAGTGAGGACATCCTGCGCGACGTCGAGGGCGTCTCGGCCGGTTACGGCGTCGAGATCATCCGTGCCGACGTGAAGGACCTGATCTTCCCGGGCAACCTCCAGGACGTCATGAACCGGGTGCTCACCGCTCAGCGGCTCGCCGAGGCGCAGATGATCGAGGCGCGTACCAAGGCGGACCGGGAGCGGCTCGCCGCGGAGGCCGACGCCGAGGCGAAGCGGATCCGCGCCGACGCGGAGGTCGACGCGCTGCGCCGGCTCGCCGACGCGGCCCAGGCGTACGCCGAGCATCCGGCCCTGCTGCGGCTGCGTGAGCTGGAGACGCTCGGCGCGCTCGGCGCCAACGCGGCGGCCCGTCTGTACATCGGCTTCGACAAGCACAGTGATCATTTGAACGACTAG
- a CDS encoding polysaccharide deacetylase family protein has protein sequence MAAEITDAAVALSAKEVAEETVALPVEEAAEETIALPVEEAAEETIALSAGEVAAAVAAASAVGESEPTIVVSAGSEPTIALPKPRSSPESTVALPVSRESSPAPEPTIALPIPPKQAPQTTPESTVTLPSVPAPRSAPTVTPPPAEPTIALPAPTVVPSPAKPVTRRRLLWAIPAAAGTALVGGTVAALAGRGEPEAAKATKAPNLVVSEPAPSQSPTPAPTTPKPTTPVIKVPVHTLKDFRKLVPGDPFPTDAIALTIDDGPHPVWTPQILRLLEKHHVPALFCMIGNQVLGHEPTARDVAADGHQIANHTWSHPLKLAKLPSHVTLKELHRAQDKIYSTTGYAPSLFRAPGGAWSKGLSESVSKTGMIPMDWTTDPRDWARPGVAHITKRLLAAKPGQILLCHDGGGDRSQTLASLKTVIPALQAKGLKFVALT, from the coding sequence TTGGCGGCCGAGATTACCGACGCGGCGGTCGCCCTCTCGGCAAAGGAGGTGGCCGAAGAGACCGTCGCCCTCCCGGTAGAGGAAGCGGCCGAAGAGACCATCGCCCTCCCGGTAGAGGAAGCGGCCGAAGAGACCATCGCCCTCTCGGCAGGGGAGGTGGCCGCGGCAGTTGCCGCCGCGTCCGCAGTGGGTGAGTCCGAGCCGACCATAGTGGTCTCCGCCGGGTCGGAGCCGACGATCGCGCTGCCCAAGCCCCGGAGCTCACCGGAATCGACGGTGGCACTGCCGGTCAGCCGGGAGTCCTCGCCCGCCCCGGAGCCGACGATCGCCCTGCCGATCCCGCCCAAGCAGGCTCCCCAGACCACGCCGGAGTCGACGGTCACCCTGCCGTCCGTGCCGGCCCCTCGGTCCGCACCGACCGTCACCCCGCCGCCCGCCGAACCGACGATCGCCCTGCCGGCCCCTACCGTCGTACCGTCGCCGGCGAAGCCCGTCACCCGCCGCCGTCTGCTCTGGGCGATCCCGGCCGCCGCCGGCACCGCCCTGGTCGGTGGCACGGTCGCCGCCCTGGCCGGTCGCGGCGAGCCGGAAGCGGCCAAAGCCACCAAAGCCCCCAACCTGGTCGTCAGTGAGCCCGCCCCCTCGCAGAGCCCGACCCCGGCGCCCACCACGCCCAAGCCGACGACCCCGGTCATCAAGGTTCCGGTGCACACGCTGAAGGACTTCCGCAAACTGGTCCCGGGCGACCCGTTCCCCACCGACGCCATCGCGCTCACCATCGACGACGGGCCGCACCCGGTCTGGACGCCCCAGATCCTGCGCCTGCTGGAGAAGCACCACGTTCCGGCGCTGTTCTGCATGATCGGCAATCAGGTGCTCGGCCACGAACCCACCGCCCGCGACGTCGCCGCCGACGGCCACCAGATCGCCAACCACACCTGGAGCCACCCGCTCAAACTGGCCAAGCTGCCGTCCCACGTGACGCTCAAGGAGCTCCACCGGGCCCAAGACAAGATCTACAGCACCACCGGGTACGCCCCGAGCCTGTTCCGCGCCCCCGGCGGCGCCTGGTCCAAAGGGCTATCGGAATCGGTCTCCAAGACCGGCATGATCCCGATGGACTGGACCACCGACCCACGCGACTGGGCCCGCCCCGGCGTCGCCCACATCACCAAGCGTCTGCTCGCCGCCAAACCCGGCCAGATCCTGCTCTGCCACGACGGCGGCGGCGACCGCTCCCAGACGCTCGCCTCCCTGAAGACCGTCATCCCGGCCCTCCAGGCCAAGGGCCTGAAGTTCGTCGCCCTCACGTGA